The proteins below are encoded in one region of Bdellovibrionales bacterium:
- a CDS encoding ABC transporter permease: MGDRLQSHPNQLSGGQQQRVAICRALMSDARVILADEPTGNLDSESAKQILQLLRDLNKNHSKTIIIITHDNEVANQCDRIIKIKDGRILDQSIVDQSKFNQTNILTIPSLISEKSEKNLSACSRFLCSLGFLKLDPKKALKVFRDILPSAIWNLKRHKTRTALTMIGISVGIAAVLAMITLGQFTKGKILAGYADMGVNTIVFNGIPNWDIKATDLVPTPFRFFDWEGEVNSLKRIFPEIDRMSPILDRSRITLNYGGRAIDQDVRMIGFGEDGLSIAQRRLLFGRNFSQVEIVQKSSVCIIGYEIAERLFFDSQPLGQVLRISEGKSSYSCRVIGVLSPSTSGKEGLRPNLQVVVPYSFFQAQSGNWWSSQLKQILVQIDEGADAERVGAGIKAFFEQKYGSSGTFSVDSDSVLVNQMRQFLTLFTILLSSVAFVTLLVGGVGITNMMLVSISERFREIGLRKALGATSREIRTQFLMESMIVCFIAGFIGLILGFFVLSDSDLGGHEVC; encoded by the coding sequence TTGGGAGATAGACTGCAATCCCACCCCAATCAACTGTCCGGTGGACAGCAACAAAGGGTAGCCATTTGTCGCGCACTTATGAGCGACGCCAGGGTTATTCTTGCAGATGAGCCAACGGGAAACCTTGATTCAGAATCGGCCAAGCAGATACTTCAGCTCTTGAGAGACTTGAACAAAAATCACAGTAAGACCATTATCATTATCACCCATGACAACGAGGTGGCGAATCAGTGCGATAGAATCATTAAAATTAAGGATGGGCGAATCCTCGATCAGTCTATTGTTGATCAGTCGAAATTTAATCAGACAAACATTCTTACAATCCCTTCTTTGATATCAGAGAAATCAGAAAAAAATCTCAGCGCGTGTTCCCGATTCCTGTGCTCACTTGGTTTTCTCAAACTTGATCCCAAAAAAGCCTTGAAGGTGTTTAGGGACATTCTACCTTCAGCTATTTGGAATTTGAAGAGACATAAGACAAGAACGGCCCTCACGATGATTGGTATTTCAGTAGGGATCGCGGCGGTTTTGGCGATGATTACGCTTGGACAGTTCACAAAAGGAAAGATACTTGCTGGATATGCCGACATGGGGGTTAATACAATTGTATTCAATGGTATTCCTAACTGGGATATCAAAGCCACTGATCTCGTTCCAACACCCTTTCGTTTTTTTGATTGGGAGGGTGAAGTTAATTCTTTAAAGAGAATCTTCCCCGAGATTGATAGGATGTCACCGATTCTAGATAGAAGCAGGATTACACTGAATTATGGGGGACGAGCGATCGACCAAGATGTAAGGATGATAGGGTTTGGCGAGGATGGACTAAGTATTGCCCAGCGACGTTTGCTTTTTGGTCGAAATTTTTCGCAGGTTGAAATTGTGCAGAAAAGTTCTGTTTGCATTATCGGATACGAAATTGCGGAGCGGCTGTTTTTTGATAGTCAGCCTCTTGGACAAGTTCTAAGGATCAGTGAGGGAAAGAGTTCTTATAGCTGTCGTGTGATTGGTGTGCTGAGCCCCTCAACAAGTGGCAAGGAAGGCCTCCGGCCGAACTTGCAGGTTGTGGTCCCCTATTCCTTTTTTCAGGCTCAGTCGGGAAATTGGTGGTCTTCTCAGCTCAAGCAAATCTTGGTACAAATTGATGAAGGAGCTGACGCAGAAAGGGTTGGAGCGGGAATCAAGGCCTTTTTTGAGCAGAAGTATGGTTCCTCTGGCACGTTTTCAGTTGATTCTGATAGTGTTCTTGTGAACCAAATGAGACAGTTTTTAACTCTTTTTACGATCCTTCTTTCATCTGTCGCATTTGTTACTCTTTTGGTGGGAGGAGTTGGCATTACAAATATGATGCTTGTGTCAATTTCAGAGAGATTTAGAGAGATTGGACTGAGAAAAGCACTCGGGGCAACGAGCCGAGAAATTCGAACTCAATTTCTTATGGAGTCGATGATCGTGTGTTTTATCGCAGGCTTTATAGGATTGATTCTCGGCTTTTTTGTCCTATCAGATAGCGATTTGGGTGGCCACGAAGTTTGTTGA
- a CDS encoding ATP-binding cassette domain-containing protein — MNAIEVEHLYFSYGLAQTSISSILKDLSFTIRVGELVAIQGPSGSGKSTLLYALGLLSRPDSGLIRILGKDVSSCTEVELAKIEIGTLVLFSNSFTYCLKQVCLIIYCFQLATLTKKFRMGLIRSIGQRSTRNWLVWEIDCNPTPINCPVDSNKG, encoded by the coding sequence ATGAATGCAATCGAAGTTGAGCATCTTTATTTTTCATACGGGCTCGCTCAGACATCTATCAGTTCTATATTGAAGGATCTCAGTTTTACTATAAGAGTGGGCGAATTAGTTGCGATTCAAGGACCGTCTGGATCAGGTAAATCCACTCTACTTTACGCCTTGGGACTTTTATCGCGCCCAGACAGTGGGCTGATTCGCATTCTGGGAAAAGATGTATCTAGCTGCACAGAAGTGGAGCTCGCTAAAATCGAAATCGGAACATTGGTTTTGTTTTCCAACAGTTTTACCTACTGCCTAAAACAAGTGTGCTTGATAATATACTGCTTCCAACTCGCTACTTTGACGAAGAAATTCCGAATGGGATTAATCAGATCGATCGGGCAAAGAAGTACGCGGAACTGGTTGGTTTGGGAGATAGACTGCAATCCCACCCCAATCAACTGTCCGGTGGACAGCAACAAAGGGTAG